In Populus alba chromosome 9, ASM523922v2, whole genome shotgun sequence, a genomic segment contains:
- the LOC118053865 gene encoding S-adenosyl-L-methionine:benzoic acid/salicylic acid carboxyl methyltransferase 2, producing MEVAQVLHMNGGRGEKSYAENSLVQRKVISITMRIAEEAITNIYCSTFPTSLAIADLGCSSGPNTLYAVSELVKAVDEVRRKLGHQSPEYQVLLNDLPGNDFNAIFKSLAGFQENLKKQMGDGFGPCFFAGVPGSFYCRLFRAKSLHFVHSSYSLMWLSRVPEGLEGNKGNIYMASTSPPSVLKAYYMQFQTDFTLFLKCRSEELVAGGRMVLTIFGRRSQDPSSKECCYIWELLAVALNEMVLEGTIQEEKFDSFNIPQYTPSPFEVESQVKKEGSFTIDRLEISQVNWNAYDNEVHQSAAFEDGGYNVARCMRAVAEPLLVSHFGEAIIDEVFSRYGEIVASRMSKEKTEFVNVTVSVTRKG from the exons atggAGGTTGCTCAAGTGCTTCACATGAATGGGGGAAGGGGAGAGAAAAGTTATGCAGAGAACTCACTGGTTcag CGAAAGGTGATATCCATCACAATGCGAATCGCAGAAGAAGCCATAACCAATATCTACTGCAGCACCTTCCCTACAAGCTTAGCCATAGCAGACTTGGGATGTTCATCAGGACCAAACACTCTATATGCAGTATCTGAACTTGTCAAAGCAGTGGACGAGGTTCGCAGAAAACTAGGCCATCAATCACCAGAATATCAGGTGCTGTTGAATGATCTTCCAGGCAATGACTTCAATGCTATCTTCAAGTCATTGGCAGGCTTCCAAGAAAATCTGAAAAAACAAATGGGAGATGGGTTTGGGCCATGTTTCTTTGCCGGAGTCCCTGGTTCTTTCTATTGCCGGCTTTTCCGTGCCAAGAGTCTGCATTTTGTCCATTCTTCCTACAGTCTCATGTGGCTGTCTCGG GTCCCTGAAGGGCTGGAGGGTAACAAGGGGAACATTTATATGGCCAGCACAAGTCCACCAAGCGTGCTTAAGGCTTATTACATGCAGTTCCAAACGGATTTTACTCTGTTTTTAAAGTGTCGCTCGGAGGAGCTGGTGGCAGGAGGGCGTATGGTTTTAACAATTTTTGGTAGAAGAAGCCAAGATCCTTCCAGCAAAGAGTGTTGCTACATCTGGGAGCTTTTGGCTGTGGCTCTCAATGAAATGGTCTTAGAG GGGACCATACAGGAAGAGAAATTTGACTCCTTCAACATTCCTCAATACACTCCATCTCCATTTGAAGTGGAATCACAAGTTAAAAAGGAAGGGTCCTTTACCATTGATCGTTTGGAGATATCTCAAGTCAATTGGAATGCTTACGATAATGAAGTTCACCAGTCTGCAGCTTTTGAAGATGGTGGATACAATGTTGCTAGGTGCATGAGAGCTGTGGCAGAGCCCTTGCTTGTTAGCCACTTCGGTGAAGCAATTATCGATGAGGTTTTCTCTCGGTATGGGGAAATTGTGGCCAGTCGCATGTCAAAAGAGAAGACTGAATTTGTCAATGTGACTGTTTCCGTGACTAGAAAGGGATGA
- the LOC118053838 gene encoding serine/threonine-protein phosphatase BSL3, translating into MDVDASLGATDHDPAVQDATSSPTEMDGEQIGEQSQQLAGSQAASTAAVTGSSTTTTAPQQVVQAQQQSPVVGPRHAPTYSVVNAIIEKKEDGPGPRCGHTLTAVIAVGEEGTPGYIGPRLILFGGATALEGNSASTGTPSSAGSAGIRLAGATADVHCYDVLTNKWSRITPFGEPPTPRAAHVATAVGTMVVIQGGIGPAGLSAEDLHVLDLTQQRPRWHRVVVQGPGPGPRYGHVMALVGQRYLMAIGGNDGKRPLSDVWALDTAAKPYEWRKLEPEGEGPPPCMYATASARSDGLLLLCGGRDANSVPLASAYGLAKHRDGRWEWAIAPGVSPSPRYQHAAVFVNARLHVSGGALGGGRMVEDSSSVAVLDTAAGVWCDTKSVVTSPRTGRYSADAAGGDAAVELTRRCRHAAAAVSDLIFIYGGLRGGVLLDDLLVAEDLAAAETTSAASHAAAVAAASNAQAGRVPGRYGFIDERTRQTMPEAAPDGAVVLGNPVAPPVNGDMYTDISTENAMLPGPRRMNKGVEYLVEASAAEAEAISATLAAAKARQVNGEVELPDRDRGAEATPSGKQISTLIKPDSAGSNSIVPAGVRLHHRAVVVAAETGGALGGMVRQLSIDQFENEGRRVSYGTPESATAARKLLDRQMSINSVPKKVVVHLLKPRGWKPPVRRQFFLDCNEIADLCDSAERIFSSEPSVLQLKAPIKIFGDLHGQFGDLMRLFDEYGSPSTAGDIAYIDYLFLGDYVDRGQHSLETITLLLALKVEYPNNVHLIRGNHEAADINALFGFRIECIERMGERDGIWVWHRINRLFNWLPLAALIEKKIICMHGGIGRSINHVEQIESLQRPITMEAGSIVLMDLLWSDPTENDSVEGLRPNARGPGLVTFGPDRVMEFCNNNDLQLIVRAHECVMDGFERFAQGHLITLFSATNYCGTANNAGAILVLGRDLVVVPKLIHPLPPAISSPEASPERHIEDTWMQELNANRPPTPTRGRPQVMTNDRGALAWI; encoded by the exons atgGACGTGGACGCGTCGTTGGGGGCGACTGATCACGATCCGGCGGTGCAAGACGCTACTTCTTCGCCGACGGAAATGGACGGGGAACAGATAGGGGAGCAGTCGCAACAGCTGGCAGGATCTCAGGCAGCGTCTACGGCGGCAGTTACGGGTTCTAGTACTACTACAACGGCGCCGCAGCAGGTTGTGCAAGCGCAACAGCAGAGTCCGGTGGTGGGGCCGAGACACGCGCCTACGTATTCGGTGGTGAATGCGATTATAGAGAAGAAAGAGGATGGCCCTGGGCCTAGGTGTGGGCATACTTTGACTGCTGTGATTGCTGTTGGAGAAGAAGGCACGCCTGGGTATATTGGACCCAGGTTGATCTTGTTTGGTGGTGCCACGGCACTTGAGGGAAACTCTGCGTCTACAGGGACTCCTTCTTCGGCTGGGAGTGCTGGAAtca GATTAGCAGGTGCCACTGCTGATGTTCACTGTTATGATGTGCTAACGAATAAATGGTCTAG gatTACTCCATTTGGAGAACCACCCACACCAAGGGCTGCCCATGTGGCAACTGCTGTGGGAACTATGGTAGTAATTCAG GGTGGAATTGGTCCAGCTGGTTTGTCTGCTGAGGATCTTCATGTCCTCGACCTAACACAGCAACGGCCGCGGTGGCATAG AGTGGTTGTTCAAGGCCCAGGACCAGGGCCACGATATGGGCATGTGATGGCATTGGTGGGTCAAAGGTATCTCATGGCAATTGGAGGGAATGATG GAAAGCGGCCTTTGTCTGATGTGTGGGCCTTGGACACAGCTGCCAAACCTTATGAATGGCGTAAACTAGAACCGGAAGGGGAAGGGCCACCACCATGCAT GTATGCGACCGCAAGTGCACGCTCAGATGGTCTGCTTCTGCTTTGTGGGGGGAGGGATGCGAACAGTGTG CCACTTGCAAGTGCATATGGACTTGCTAAACATAGGGATGGCCGTTGGGAATGGGCAATTGCTCCTGGTGTCTCTCCATCTCCAAGATATCAGCATGCAGCA GTCTTTGTAAATGCCAGACTCCATGTATCTGGAGGGGCACTTGGTGGTGGTCGCATGGTAGAAGATTCATCAAGTGTTGCTG TGTTGGATACTGCAGCAGGAGTTTGGTGTGATACCAAATCTGTGGTTACTAGTCCAAGGACTGGCAGGTACAGTGCTGATGCTGCGGGTGGTGATGCTGCAGTTGAGTTAACAAGGCGTTGCCGGCATGCAGCCGCTGCAGTTAGTgacttgatatttatttatggtGGTTTACGTGGTG GGGTGTTGCTCGATGACCTACTTGTTGCTGAAGATCTGGCTGCTGCTGAAACAACAAGTGCAGCTTCCCATGCCGCAGCTGTAGCTGCTGCTTCCAATGCACAAGCTGGGAGGGTACCTGGAAGATACGGATTTATTGATGAAAGAACTAGGCAAACCATGCCTGAAGCAGCACCTGATGGTGCTGTTGTGTTGGGCAATCCAGTTGCTCCCCCAGTAAATGGTGACATGTACACTGATATAAGCACAGAGAATGCGATGCTCCCTGGACCCAG GAGAATGAACAAAGGTGTTGAGTATTTGGTTGAAGCATCAGCTGCAGAAGCTGAGGCTATCAGTGCCACTCTGGCTGCTGCCAAGGCACGACAAGTTAATGGAGAAGTTGAACTTCCTGATAGAGATCGTGGAGCAGAGGCTACTCCTAGTGGGAAACAAATATCCACTTTGATTAAGCCTGATTCTGCTGGATCGAACAGTATTGTTCCTGCTGGAGTTCGGTTACATCACAGAGCT GTTGTTGTAGCTGCTGAGACTGGTGGAGCTTTAGGTGGCATGGTTAGACAGCTTTCAATCGATCAGTTTGAAAATGAAGGCAGGCGGGTAAGTTATGGGACCCCTGAGAGTGCAACTGCAGCTAGGAAACTACTGGATCGACAAATGTCCATCAATAGTGTGCCAAAAAAG GTCGTAGTACATCTCTTAAAGCCTCGTGGCTGGAAACCACCAGTTCGCCGTCAATTTTTCTTAGATTGCAATGAAATAGCAGATCTTTGTGACAGTGCTGAAAGGATATTTTCAAGTGAACCAAGTGTTTTACAGCTTAAGGCTCCTATCAAGATATTTGGTGATTTGCATGGGCAATTTGGGGATCTGATGCGCCTTTTTGATGAATATGGCTCACCTTCAACTGCTGGTGACATCGC ATATATTGACTATCTGTTCCTAGGAGATTATGTTGATCGGGGCCAGCACAGTCTGGAGACCATAACTCTGCTGCTTGCTTTGAAG GTTGAGTACCCAAACAATGTACATTTAATTCGTGGGAACCATGAAGCTGCAGATATCAATGCCCTTTTTGGCTTCCGGATTGAGTGCATTGAGCGAATG GGGGAGAGAGATGGAATTTGGGTTTGGCATCGGATAAATCGATTGTTCAACTGGCTTCCTTTGGCAGCACTAATTGAGAAGAAAATCATTTGTATGCATGGTGGTATTGGTCGCTCAATAAATCATGTGGAACAGATTGAGAGTCTACAACGTCCAATTACCATGGAAGCAGGCTCAATTGTGCTCATGGATTTGTTATG GTCTGATCCCACAGAAAATGACAGCGTGGAAGGATTGCGACCAAATGCTAGGGGTCCAGGATTGGTAACATTTGGG CCTGATCGTGTTATGGAGTTCTGCAATAACAATGATCTTCAGCTGATTGTGCGCGCCCATGAATGTGTGATGGATGGCTTCGAGCGTTTTGCTCAAGGACATTTGATTACACTTTTCTCTGCCACCAATTATTGTG GTACTGCAAATAATGCAGGGGCAATCTTAGTTTTGGGAAGAGATCTTGTGGTGGTTCCCAAACTCATTCATCCTTTACCACCAGCAATTTCATCACCAGAAGCTTCACCTGAACGTCATATTGAAGATACATGGATGCAG GAGTTGAATGCTAATAGACCTCCTACACCAACTAGAGGCCGTCCTCAAGTAATGACAAATGATCGGGGCGCTCTTGCTTGGATATAA